A window of Pirellula sp. SH-Sr6A contains these coding sequences:
- a CDS encoding O-antigen ligase family protein, whose translation MEFVATLLGLSVLAWSVFFLRVHNVFAGSVLFLVATTLFPPEYLKLDVGGLSLTIDRAWILVVAGQFAWDLYHGKSHWRNMTGSDAVLFLFLSWLILRTLMTPIGKEIPGQPSTVMHLINGYLAPVFLYFLMRHSRLKPSDAWPAIVLILIFGVYLSITALLEITKQWSLVWPSFIADPTLGIHFGRARGPMLQSVRLGMCLCFCLSILWAFVLRLYPHQKWAWLTTLSLSPLLLLGILLTYTRSIWMGAIAVVIILMSTMLTGKMRAIALGSLVVTGTMGGLILGPSLVAFKREYSEAETLESTKMRGAFAYVSVQMFKDRPLAGFGFNQFQVLNRPYLDDRTTSIRLESIRGYVHHNSYLSLLVDLGLIGAVLFSFVAWSQLRNGWTLLTHPLSNPFGRSAAILGYCTIAVHAIQMAFHEVSFSSIEYTILAFSLAMVQVYRDELVEQTKRFREAASA comes from the coding sequence GTGGAATTTGTTGCCACATTGTTGGGTTTATCCGTTCTGGCTTGGAGCGTTTTCTTCCTGCGCGTCCATAATGTTTTCGCTGGCAGTGTTCTCTTTCTCGTTGCTACGACTCTCTTCCCGCCCGAATACCTCAAGCTGGATGTAGGCGGTCTTTCTCTCACGATCGACCGGGCTTGGATTCTCGTCGTGGCAGGCCAATTTGCGTGGGATCTGTACCATGGCAAATCGCACTGGCGCAATATGACGGGGAGCGATGCCGTCCTCTTCCTCTTCTTGTCTTGGCTCATTCTCCGAACGCTTATGACGCCCATTGGAAAAGAGATTCCGGGCCAACCCTCGACCGTCATGCATCTGATCAATGGATACCTTGCACCGGTCTTCCTTTATTTTCTGATGCGTCATTCGCGACTCAAGCCCTCCGACGCCTGGCCCGCCATTGTCCTGATCTTGATATTCGGAGTTTATTTAAGCATCACAGCCCTATTAGAAATTACCAAGCAATGGAGTTTGGTGTGGCCCTCCTTCATAGCCGACCCAACTCTCGGCATCCACTTCGGACGAGCTCGCGGACCGATGCTGCAATCGGTTCGATTGGGAATGTGCCTTTGCTTTTGCCTTTCCATCCTCTGGGCGTTCGTACTGCGACTGTATCCACACCAAAAATGGGCTTGGTTGACCACACTCTCGCTCTCGCCTTTGCTCCTGCTTGGAATCCTCCTGACTTACACGCGGAGCATATGGATGGGAGCGATCGCCGTCGTGATCATCTTGATGTCCACAATGCTCACCGGCAAAATGCGCGCGATAGCGCTAGGTTCTTTGGTTGTGACCGGTACGATGGGTGGTCTCATTCTGGGCCCCAGCCTCGTTGCGTTCAAACGAGAGTACAGCGAAGCAGAAACGCTCGAAAGTACGAAGATGCGAGGCGCGTTTGCCTACGTTTCCGTTCAAATGTTCAAAGATCGTCCCTTGGCAGGTTTTGGATTCAATCAGTTTCAAGTCCTCAATCGCCCCTACCTCGACGATCGCACAACCTCGATTCGCCTCGAATCCATCCGAGGATATGTCCACCACAATTCCTATCTGAGCCTGCTCGTCGATTTGGGCCTGATCGGGGCGGTGCTGTTCAGCTTCGTCGCGTGGAGCCAACTCCGAAATGGATGGACATTGCTCACCCATCCCCTATCGAACCCTTTCGGCCGCAGCGCCGCCATCCTCGGTTATTGCACGATCGCGGTCCATGCAATTCAAATGGCATTCCATGAAGTTTCATTCTCCAGTATCGAATACACGATCCTGGCTTTCTCTCTCGCAATGGTCCAAGTCTATCGAGACGAACTGGTCGAACAGACGAAACGATTTCGCGAGGCAGCCAGCGCATGA
- a CDS encoding ligase-associated DNA damage response exonuclease: protein MKWTPSGLYCEPGGFFIDPWRAVERAVITHAHSDHARMGSSRYLCVSDGERLLRERLGPSISLDTLGYGETMTLGDVRLSLHPAGHVLGSAQVRIERKGYTAVVSGDYKRQQDPTCEPFVPLRCNLFVTESTFGLPVFHWTSAEAVASEIIEWKQKNHEAGRASVLFAYSLGKAQRLMAMVGDRCGPIYLHGAMEGTTHSYRASGRALPATVQVRDASVDTPWHEGIVLAPPSAQGSPWMRRFGDYSSGVASGWMAIRGTRRRRAVDRGFVLSDHVDWEGLLQTIRETEAESVWVTHGFSNIVVRYLAEQGIDARTLETQFVGESPEAREDA from the coding sequence TTGAAATGGACACCGTCCGGTCTCTATTGCGAGCCGGGCGGTTTTTTTATCGATCCTTGGCGAGCCGTCGAACGTGCGGTGATCACGCATGCGCATAGCGATCACGCTCGCATGGGATCGAGTCGTTATCTTTGCGTTTCGGATGGGGAGCGGCTTCTTCGAGAGCGGCTCGGTCCATCCATCTCCCTCGATACGTTGGGCTACGGCGAAACGATGACACTCGGAGATGTCCGTTTGTCGCTTCACCCGGCGGGGCATGTTCTCGGTTCGGCGCAGGTTCGCATCGAGCGAAAAGGGTATACAGCGGTTGTAAGCGGCGATTACAAGCGGCAACAGGATCCTACTTGCGAGCCCTTCGTACCGCTTCGGTGCAATCTGTTTGTAACGGAGTCAACGTTTGGCTTGCCGGTGTTTCATTGGACTTCTGCGGAGGCAGTTGCCAGCGAGATTATCGAGTGGAAGCAAAAGAACCACGAGGCTGGGCGAGCGAGTGTTTTGTTTGCGTATTCACTCGGTAAAGCCCAGCGATTGATGGCCATGGTGGGGGATCGATGCGGTCCCATCTATTTGCATGGAGCGATGGAGGGAACGACGCACTCGTACCGAGCTTCAGGCCGAGCGTTGCCGGCGACCGTACAGGTTCGCGATGCCTCGGTGGACACACCTTGGCACGAAGGGATTGTTCTGGCACCCCCCAGTGCTCAGGGGAGCCCTTGGATGCGTCGCTTCGGAGACTACTCCTCGGGCGTCGCGTCGGGTTGGATGGCGATACGCGGGACACGCAGGAGGCGGGCCGTCGATCGAGGGTTCGTTCTTTCGGATCACGTGGATTGGGAGGGGTTGCTTCAGACCATTCGCGAAACCGAGGCTGAATCTGTCTGGGTCACGCATGGCTTTAGCAATATAGTCGTTCGCTATTTGGCCGAGCAAGGGATAGACGCTCGGACGCTTGAGACCCAATTTGTCGGCGAATCACCCGAAGCGAGGGAAGATGCTTAG
- a CDS encoding sialate O-acetylesterase has product MRIRFLLTAALASLSSMASSVQAEIKLPNIFSDHMVLQQGQENKIWGKGEPGETVTITLGDKKVTCKADGKGDWSAKLPSMGLGEPLVLKVAGSSTIEIKDVLIGEVWICSGQSNMQWSVNSSNDPDLEKLSAKYPKIRMINFPQKGTQEAIWSHDDRKWMVTTPENVGNFSAVGYFFARQLHQTTDVPIGMINNAWGGSACEAWVNRDVLSAEFPKLVDRWKGMEDEFAKLNSKSDRNEQENKRLGDLGRQMSGNARPGNIYNGVLKSHLGYGIKGAIWYQGESNAGRAYQYRDLFPRMIKNWRDEWGQGDFPFYWVQLADFQAEVKEPGDSDWAELREAQTMAMDKLPNSGQAVIIDIGEGKDIHPTNKEDVGKRLARWALAKQYGIQIDFQSPRYDSMVVEGDKAIVSFKHVGSGWRPFDVNEVIGFTVAGEDKKFYNATAKILKDGRIEVSAPEVKTPVSVRYAWATNPVCNLFSKNGLPVTPFRTDDWPGVTMGRD; this is encoded by the coding sequence ATGAGAATTCGGTTTTTGCTAACCGCAGCGTTGGCATCCCTTTCGTCGATGGCATCTTCGGTCCAGGCCGAAATCAAGCTTCCCAATATCTTCTCCGACCACATGGTCCTTCAGCAGGGACAGGAGAACAAGATTTGGGGCAAGGGTGAGCCTGGTGAAACCGTAACCATCACCCTCGGTGACAAAAAGGTAACTTGCAAAGCCGATGGCAAGGGAGATTGGAGTGCCAAGCTCCCCTCGATGGGGCTTGGGGAGCCCCTCGTATTGAAAGTAGCTGGATCCAGCACGATTGAAATCAAGGACGTTCTCATCGGTGAAGTTTGGATCTGTTCCGGTCAGTCCAATATGCAATGGTCCGTGAACTCATCCAACGATCCAGACCTTGAAAAGCTTTCGGCCAAGTATCCGAAGATTCGAATGATCAACTTCCCTCAAAAGGGAACTCAAGAAGCGATTTGGAGTCATGACGATCGCAAGTGGATGGTCACCACGCCCGAAAACGTCGGAAACTTTTCCGCGGTCGGCTACTTCTTTGCTCGGCAGCTTCATCAGACGACCGATGTGCCCATCGGAATGATCAACAACGCATGGGGAGGCTCCGCCTGCGAAGCTTGGGTCAACCGCGACGTCCTCAGCGCTGAGTTCCCCAAGTTGGTAGACCGTTGGAAGGGGATGGAAGACGAGTTCGCGAAGCTCAACAGCAAATCAGATCGCAACGAACAAGAAAACAAACGCTTGGGTGATCTCGGTCGCCAGATGAGTGGCAACGCTCGACCCGGTAACATTTACAACGGTGTTCTCAAATCCCACCTTGGATATGGCATCAAGGGAGCTATTTGGTACCAGGGAGAATCCAATGCAGGGCGAGCATACCAATATCGTGACCTGTTCCCTCGTATGATCAAGAATTGGCGCGACGAATGGGGCCAAGGGGACTTTCCATTCTACTGGGTCCAATTGGCTGACTTCCAAGCCGAAGTGAAAGAGCCAGGCGACAGCGATTGGGCGGAACTTCGCGAAGCCCAAACGATGGCCATGGACAAGCTCCCCAACTCGGGGCAGGCGGTGATCATCGATATCGGCGAAGGGAAAGACATCCACCCAACCAACAAAGAGGATGTGGGCAAACGATTGGCACGTTGGGCGTTGGCCAAGCAGTATGGGATCCAGATCGACTTTCAAAGTCCTCGGTATGACTCCATGGTCGTCGAAGGAGACAAAGCGATTGTGTCCTTCAAGCACGTAGGATCGGGATGGCGTCCGTTTGATGTGAACGAAGTGATCGGATTCACCGTCGCCGGCGAAGACAAGAAGTTCTACAACGCCACCGCGAAGATCTTGAAGGATGGTCGCATTGAAGTCTCCGCACCGGAAGTCAAAACACCCGTTTCCGTGCGTTACGCTTGGGCGACCAACCCAGTCTGCAATCTATTCAGCAAGAATGGGCTTCCTGTCACTCCATTCCGGACTGACGATTGGCCTGGCGTTACAATGGGTCGTGATTAA
- a CDS encoding prepilin peptidase, whose protein sequence is MTDLPKSWNALNGTNAFSQSVALEGDVGPPRIRRRRKRILRINWMLIAPLLLWVFGWYLYTYPGVAWEEGLRKWWNPKPKTWSTTWSSPQRELIRTIQYLATFWFFYFGASIGSFLNVVAGRWPVGKGIVFGGSKCPYCANRLRFIHNTPVIGWLWCKGRCAFCHLPIATRYLWMEVIIGSIFMVLMFRELITGGANLPNWRVESFVGFENTIFSPKWLLITAYLQHAMLFASLVMLVSSSMEGLRFPWLGWFGFVVIICSPKLFYMPLEFVRWSDGLAIARSFPISFLSTGSTLLAGLGMGGAVAGLTCVMLPKWVTSDGRTHWRQAGWMVGGVLGWQAALVIFVVGWFAYLPLSMAFRHNPRAATLTLLATFITVAFGHHMFWREIASMIGL, encoded by the coding sequence TTGACCGACCTTCCTAAATCTTGGAACGCTTTGAATGGAACCAACGCATTTTCGCAATCCGTGGCGCTCGAGGGTGACGTAGGCCCCCCCAGGATCCGCCGACGGAGAAAACGCATTCTGCGGATCAACTGGATGCTCATCGCGCCCCTTTTGTTATGGGTGTTCGGGTGGTATCTGTACACGTATCCCGGAGTGGCTTGGGAAGAGGGGCTGAGAAAGTGGTGGAATCCCAAGCCAAAGACTTGGTCTACGACTTGGAGTTCGCCACAACGCGAGTTGATTCGAACGATTCAGTACCTGGCGACCTTTTGGTTCTTTTACTTCGGTGCGAGCATCGGCAGCTTCTTGAACGTCGTCGCAGGGAGATGGCCGGTTGGAAAAGGGATTGTCTTTGGGGGCTCAAAGTGTCCGTACTGCGCCAATCGGCTTCGATTTATTCATAACACCCCCGTCATTGGATGGTTGTGGTGCAAGGGGCGTTGTGCCTTTTGTCATCTGCCGATCGCCACTCGGTACTTGTGGATGGAGGTGATCATCGGTTCCATCTTCATGGTCCTGATGTTTCGAGAGCTTATAACGGGAGGAGCAAATCTACCCAACTGGCGCGTCGAGTCGTTCGTCGGATTCGAGAACACCATATTTTCTCCGAAGTGGCTTTTGATCACCGCCTATCTTCAACACGCTATGTTGTTTGCATCCTTGGTGATGCTCGTCTCGTCGAGCATGGAGGGGCTTCGTTTTCCTTGGTTGGGATGGTTTGGATTTGTGGTCATTATTTGCAGTCCCAAGCTCTTTTATATGCCGCTAGAGTTCGTGCGGTGGTCGGATGGACTAGCTATCGCGCGTTCGTTTCCCATTTCGTTTTTGTCTACGGGTTCTACCCTTCTAGCTGGTCTTGGTATGGGAGGAGCGGTGGCGGGTCTTACGTGCGTCATGCTTCCGAAATGGGTAACCAGCGACGGGAGAACCCACTGGCGGCAAGCCGGTTGGATGGTGGGCGGGGTGTTGGGATGGCAAGCGGCGCTCGTTATTTTTGTCGTGGGATGGTTCGCATATTTGCCGCTTTCCATGGCATTTCGGCACAATCCAAGAGCCGCAACGCTCACGCTCTTGGCAACTTTCATCACCGTGGCGTTCGGTCACCACATGTTTTGGCGTGAAATCGCTAGTATGATAGGGCTTTAA
- a CDS encoding extracellular solute-binding protein, producing the protein MIKEFQHRPRSGATRGGERLLVGVGFALVFAMLVGGCIRRAENQVTIYAAADREFASPILDGFERQNAGVEVLRQFDVEASKTLGLVSRIEGEASQPKCDCFWNNEILHTLRLQKQGLLQARKWKIPDAWPKSFRAADGSWVGIAARGRVLLVNKTKLPDREAWPSSVLELADPKWKSRCGIAYPMYGTTATHMAVLASHASKILPPVGVVGPEKSTSGVWSWEQWIAGVRDNAVVLAGNKQVAIAVGQGDLDWCLTDTDDAIGEVESGKPVEIVFPDQGAGGIGTLFIPNTIAVINRAPHPVAAGLLADHLVSETVEGRLVMGNGAHFPLWPDAKEQSRASPNAPVRWAEVDFQLAADGWESLSVELPKIFSSAP; encoded by the coding sequence TTGATAAAGGAATTTCAGCATCGGCCACGATCCGGTGCGACTCGAGGAGGTGAGCGGCTGTTGGTTGGGGTAGGTTTTGCCCTCGTATTTGCGATGCTCGTCGGCGGATGCATACGCAGGGCAGAGAATCAGGTAACGATTTACGCGGCGGCGGACCGCGAGTTTGCTTCGCCGATTCTCGATGGTTTTGAGAGACAGAACGCTGGGGTTGAGGTATTGCGTCAGTTCGACGTCGAGGCGAGCAAGACCTTAGGCTTGGTTTCTCGTATCGAAGGAGAAGCCAGTCAGCCCAAGTGCGATTGTTTTTGGAACAATGAAATCTTGCACACCCTGCGACTTCAAAAGCAGGGATTGTTGCAGGCTCGCAAATGGAAGATCCCAGATGCGTGGCCCAAGTCGTTTCGAGCCGCAGATGGAAGTTGGGTGGGGATCGCGGCCCGTGGCCGTGTGTTGCTTGTGAATAAGACCAAGCTTCCGGATCGAGAGGCGTGGCCCAGTTCGGTCCTGGAGTTGGCGGATCCGAAATGGAAGAGTCGTTGCGGGATTGCGTACCCCATGTATGGAACGACGGCGACACATATGGCCGTATTGGCGAGTCATGCGTCGAAGATCCTTCCCCCAGTTGGAGTGGTTGGTCCCGAGAAATCTACGAGCGGGGTTTGGAGTTGGGAGCAATGGATTGCGGGAGTTCGTGATAATGCCGTTGTACTGGCTGGGAATAAGCAGGTCGCGATTGCAGTGGGGCAAGGTGATTTGGATTGGTGTTTAACCGATACCGACGATGCGATCGGCGAGGTGGAGTCCGGAAAACCGGTGGAAATCGTGTTTCCGGATCAGGGAGCAGGGGGCATCGGAACCTTGTTCATCCCCAACACGATTGCCGTGATAAACAGGGCTCCCCACCCGGTTGCCGCCGGTTTGCTCGCGGACCATTTGGTCAGCGAAACGGTGGAGGGGAGGTTGGTGATGGGGAATGGTGCTCACTTCCCCCTATGGCCCGACGCGAAGGAGCAGTCCCGCGCTTCGCCCAACGCGCCGGTCCGTTGGGCAGAGGTCGACTTCCAGCTTGCTGCCGATGGCTGGGAGTCCCTGTCGGTAGAACTTCCCAAGATCTTTTCCTCGGCACCTTGA